In Pyrus communis chromosome 8, drPyrComm1.1, whole genome shotgun sequence, one genomic interval encodes:
- the LOC137743410 gene encoding kinesin-like protein KIN-12E: MPFLSDTASAIKTRFGFHDHSSDPVRSTPSLHKSASKESFSVLRSIGDWDDDDDDGKASAATTSSNQSFEFHEDPSFWKDHNVQVIIRVRPLSSAEVSVQGYGKCVRQESCQTITWTGHPESRFTFDIVADENVSQEQLFKVAGLPMVDNCMIGYNSCMFAYGQTGSGKTHTMLGDIEGGTRRHSANCGMTPRVFEYLFSRIQKEKEDGRDEKLKFICKCSFLEIYNEQILDLLDPSSNNLQIREDIKKGVYVENLKEVEVTSARDVIQQLIQGAANRKVAATNMNHASSRSHSVFTCIIESKRECQGVAHHRFARLNLVDLAGSERQKSSGAEGERLKEATNINKSLSTLGLVIMNLVNMSNGKSLHVPYRDSKLTFLLQDSLGGNSKTTIIANISPASCCSLETLSTLKFAQRAKFIKNNAIVNEDASGDVIAMRVQIQQLKKEVSHLRGLVNGGTGNQNNDMLAVSFPGSPGSFKWEGPNGSFSPFTSGKRTSQKKDYEVALVGAFRREKDKDIALQTLAAESQAALQLAKQREDEIQGLKMRLRFREAGIKRLEAVSCGKISAETHLLKEKEEYLKEIEVLRAQVDRNQEVTRFAMENLRLKEEIRRLKSFYEEGERDIMNEQIMVLQNKLLEALDWKLMHESEPSTVQDTNQDVVMEGQNDDNMLISNQEQASPWQSSIKEENEFLRMQAIHNQSEMDTLQKKLDLCLEEKETLERNINDLMTKLEEERSSRPMKENTHQVELPSSSADVPIMNFSDQLELKTMVDAIGAASQREAEAHETAIILSKENDELRMKLKVLIEDNNKLIELYEGATSETSYRNTNKSECAHDGTKRHSNGGGFVELAKEKEAEMNKVVENLEHQLADLHEENEKLMGLYERAMQERDELKRVLASGGQEKVKAKGEFDSLKKLVDVLASDGGASPMSPEGKNFIGDNGLSGSDGGPVPVEEFGLCGSNVQTGFSHISDEVKADIEASGGSKSVLDMAGLCTVNTEGGSGNEADVGIASDMELDMSDLTTVKLSEDLNLARMNLERADEQLLDSAKTVAVFGCMEKLILEVGKLSREIEATESEIQVKQQLFESYELLSEKLKENSTLIDKKLSALKYSLSSFSSSVVYFEQREARARARVAASTSYLDQKNRELVFLQTQKDEIAAEQTKMQQSEVELKKSLACLKSKLDDENKKQENEQVLFAIDNVDKTDPSQKNWHLGGKATELLKSAEEKTKLQTEMKLCRENIGVTRRELEDLNRKFGKVDSELVAVQVEMQKAVKSVGEMELALENVMKEKEMLLEVSDNGITEIESLVIEYQQHLFESELKEAESKILEEDLQTELRKLEKLRKERVLAAGKTMQLLDTRSHPCLLSEKMAEELQSVRKYVVEAKSLLLGEANSTVS; this comes from the exons CGGTTTACTTTTGACATTGTTGCAGATGAGAATGTTAGCCAG GAGCAATTGTTCAAAGTGGCCGGATTGCCGATGGTGGACAACTGCATGATAGGCTATAATAGCTGCATGTTTGCTTATGGCCAA ACTGGAAGTGGGAAGACCCACACAATGCTTGGAGATATTGAGGGAGGCACCCGAAGGCACAGTGCCAATTGCGGGATGACACCTAGAGTGTTCGAATACTTGTTCTCGAGAATTCAAAAG GAAAAAGAGGATGGTCGAGATGAGAAATTAAAGTTTATATGTAAATGTTCTTTTTTGGAAATCTACAACGAACAAATTTTAGACCTTTTGGACCCTTCATCTAACAACTTGCAG ATCAGAGAAGACATAAAGAAAGGAGTTTATGTGGAAAATCTCAAAGAGGTTGAAGTGACAAGTGCCCGAGATGTTATCCAACAACTTATTCAA GGTGCAGCTAACAGAAAGGTAGCTGCTACTAATATGAATCATGCTAGCAGTCGGTCTCATAGTGTATTTACATGCATCATTGAGAGTAAA AGGGAATGCCAAGGAGTAGCTCACCATCGTTTTGCTCGGCTTAATCTTGTTGACTTAGCAGGATCTGAAAG GCAAAAGAGCTCTGGAGCTGAAGGTGAGCGTCTAAAGGAAGCAACAAATATTAACAAGTCTCTTTCAACATTGGG aCTTGTGATTATGAATCTGGTGAACATGTCCAATGGGAAGTCACTCCATGTTCCATACAGGGATTCAAAGCTTACATTTTTGCTTCAG GATTCTTTAGGAGGGAATTCAAAGACAACTATAATAGCAAATATTAGCCCTGCTAGCTG CTGTTCGTTGGAGACACTGAGCACTTTGAAGTTTGCACAGCGCGCTAAATTCATTAAGAACAat GCAATTGTGAATGAGGATGCATCTGGAGATGTCATTGCCATGAGGGTGCAAATTCAACAACTCAAG AAAGAAGTATCCCACTTGCGAGGACTGGTCAATGGAGGAACAGGAAATCAGAACAATGATATGTTAGCTGTGAGCTTTCCAGGATCTCCAGGATCTTTTAAGTGGGAAGGACCTAATGGATCATTTAGTCCATTCACTTCTGGAAAGAGGACATCTCAG AAAAAAGACTATGAAGTTGCCCTTGTTGGGGCTTTCAGGAGGGAAAAGGACAAAGACATTGCATTGCAGACGTTGGCTGCGGAAAGCCAGGCAGCTTTGCAGCTG GCCAAACAAAGAGAGGATGAAATACAAGGACTGAAGATGAGGCTACGGTTTCGAGAAGCTGGAATAAAAAGGTTGGAAGCGGTTTCCTGTGGAAAGATCTCAGCCGAGACACACTTACTAAAAGAAAAGGAGGAGTATTTGAAAGAAATTGAGGTCCTACGAGCCCAAGTTGATCGTAACCAAGAAGTGACCAGGTTCGCAATGGAAAATTTGCGGCTGAAGGAGGAAATCAGAAG GTTGAAGTCATTTTACGAGGAAGGTGAACGAGATATAATGAATGAACAGATCATGGTGTTACAAAACAAG TTATTAGAAGCTCTCGACTGGAAACTCATGCATGAGTCAGAGCCCTCAACAGTTCAG GATACAAACCAAGATGTGGTGATGGAAGGTCAAAATGATGATAATATGCTGATTTCCAATCAG GAACAAGCATCACCTTGGCAGTCTTCAATTAAGGAGGAGAATGAATTTCTCCGTATGCag GCCATTCACAACCAGTCAGAAATGGACACACTCCAAAAGAAACTAGACCTCTGCCTTGAAGAGAAAGAGACTTTGGAAAG GAATATCAATGATTTGATGACAAAACTTGAAGAAGAGAGATCGTCGAGACCAATGAAAGAAAACACACATCAAGTTGAGCTTCCTTCATCCTCAGCTGATGTGCCGATTATGAACTTCAGTGATCAATTGGAACTGAAGACAATGGTCGATGCCATTGGTGCTGCAAGTCAAAGAGAAGCTGAAGCTCATGAAACAGCAATAATCCTGTCCAAAGAAAACGATGAACTGCGTATGAAGCTTAAGGTTTTGATTGAAGATAACAATAAACTCATTGAATTATATGAAGGGGCGACTTCAGAGACTAGTTACAGAAATACTAACAAATCTGAATGTGCTCATGATGGCACCAAACGCCACAGTAATGGTGGTGGTTTTGTAGAACTTGCCAAAGAAAAGGAGGCTGAGATGAATAAAGTGGTTGAGAATTTAGAGCATCAACTTGCGGATTTGCATGAAGAGAACGAGAAACTAATGGGTTTGTATGAAAGAGCCATGCAAGAGAGGGATGAACTCAAAAGGGTGCTTGCATCTGGTGGACAGGAAAAAGTTAAAGCTAAAGGAGAATTTGATTCCCTAAAGAAGCTTGTGGATGTGCTTGCTTCTGATGGAGGTGCATCTCCTATGTCTCCGGAGGGAAAGAATTTTATTGGCGATAATGGTCTTTCTGGTTCTGATGGAGGACCAGTCCCAGTGGAGGAATTTGGTTTATGTGGATCGAATGTGCAAACTGGGTTCAGCCATATATCTGACGAAGTGAAAGCAGATATTGAAGCAAGTGGTGGCTCAAAATCTGTGCTTGATATGGCCGGTCTATGTACCGTTAACACTGAGGGGGGTTCAGGAAATGAGGCTGATGTTGGAATTGCGTCTGACATGGAACTGGACATGTCAGATCTCACCACAGTAAAGCTTTCAGAAGATCTCAATTTGGCCAGAATGAATCTGGAAAGAGCAGATGAGCAACTTCTAGATTCTGCAAAAACAGTTGCTGTATTTGGTTGCATGGAGAAATTAATTTTAGAGGTTGGCAAACTGTCAAGAGAAATTGAAGCAACGGAAAGTGAAATTCAGGTCAAGCAGCAGCTTTTTGAATCCTATGAACTCCTCTCTGAAAAACTGAAAGAAAACAGCACTCTAATTGACAAAAAGTTGTCAGCTCTCAAGTACTCCCTATCTAGCTTTTCTTCCTCAGTTGTTTACTTTGAGCAGCGAGAAGCTCGGGCAAGAGCAAGGGTAGCAGCTTCAACATCTTATTTGGACCAAAAGAACAGGGAATTGGTCTTCCTACAAACACAAAAGGATGAAATAGCTGCTGAACAGACGAAAATGCAACAATCTGAGGTCGAACTAAAGAAAAGTCTTGCATGCCTCAAGTCAAAGCTGgatgatgaaaataaaaaacaagagaATGAACAGGTTCTGTTTGCGATAGATAATGTTGACAAGACAGACCCCTCACAGAAAAATTGGCATTTGGGAGGTAAAGCTACCGAGTTACTGAAGTCCGCGGAAGAGAAAACTAAACTACAGACAGAGATGAAACTATGTCGAGAAAATATTGGAGTCACGAGAAGGGAACTTGAGGATCTGAACCGGAAGTTTGGGAAGGTAGATAGTGAGCTGGTAGCTGTACAAGTGGAGATGCAGAAAGCTGTGAAGTCAGTGGGAGAGATGGAACTTGCACTCGAGAATgtaatgaaggagaaagaaatgCTGTTGGAAGTAAGTGATAACGGAATTACTGAAATTGAAAGCCTGGTTATTGAGTACCAGCAGCATTTGTTTGAATCGGAATTGAAGGAGGCAGAGTCAAAGATTTTGGAGGAAGATTTGCAGACTGAATTACGAAAGTTGGAAAAGCTGCGCAAAGAAAGGGTTTTAGCGGCTGGGAAGACAATGCAGTTGTTGGACACGAGGTCTCATCCATGCTTGTTATCAGAAAAGATGGCGGAAGAGCTTCAGAGTGTTAGGAAATATGTTGTAGAGGCAAAGTCATTGCTGCTAGGTGAGGCCAATTCAACTGTCAGTTGA